DNA sequence from the Clostridiales bacterium genome:
CATCTAAAAACCACTTGTAGGATTTCTTCTGAATATCAATAAGATTAGGTAAATCTAGGACTTCATTAATCTTAGAATAACTCATTCGCACTACATCACCCATATGCACAGGACGTACCATTAAATATCACCTCATATTATTTCTTTTTGGAGTGCCACTTCTTCGTAACTCTGTTTGTCTCCTTCCAAAGCACATCTAAAGTAACTTATTATATCAACCTAATATCCTTTTACTATATAAACTACCCGAAAAAAATACATTTTGATACAGTATGTCATTTTATCATTTTGCAAATATCGAGTCAATAGCTTTTTTCCGCATTTATCACAAATGCTATTTGTTTATCTCTTTTATGCTCTTATTTCCTACTTATATCTCTTGATTTGTCTTGTAAACTTTTGTTTTTACAACAGCATTTCTTTATTTGATCTTCTTTTTTTCAGTATCTTTGGTTCTTTTCCTCCCAAATTACCTCTTTTTTTATTTATCTCTTTTTTTGTCATATCAAAAGCCATTTTCCCCAATTTATTGTCTTCTTTCAAATCATCTGATGGTACAAATATACACTTTTCTTTTGTTATCTCATTTAAAGGCCTTAATTTAGGTTTCTCACTATTAAATATAGTTGCCAATCTTATAGTATTAACTATTTTTTTATCCTCTTCTGGCATTTTTTCATTATCAAACAAGTTTATAATATTAGTTAGCTCAAAATCATCTGATACTGCATTTAACAAAACATTTCTTTGTCCTTCTGTAATAGATGTATCCGCTCCATTCATAATCAAATACTTCACCAAATATGTATTTTTACTTTTACACGACTTTATCAAAGCCGTATCTCCCACAATATCTTTCAAATTAATATTAGCTCCTTTTTCTATTAAATATTTTGCTAAATTTGAATTCCCCTGTTCACACACAGACATTAGTACTGTCTCTTCTGTCAAATTCTTTTGGTTTATATCAGCACCAGTCTCCACTAGATAATTAACTAACTCCATATTGTTATTATCACATGCATATTTTAATGGAGTGTCTCCAAAAATATTTTCTGCATTTACGTTTGCATTTAAATCTATTAGACTATTGGCCATAACTGTATCATTTTTTAAGCATGCTTGCATTAATTCTGTGCATCCCAAAGAATCTCTTGAATCTAGCCTAGCACCTTTATTTAATAAATAATTTATCATATTTATATCATTTCTTTCAAACATACATCTTAATACTGTATGTCCCACTAGTTCTCCTGGATAAAATCCTTTTAATACTTTCATAATCCCTAGTTCAAATTCTTCTATTAAATTTACATCTGCACCATTTTCTACTAAGTATTTAACTAATTCAGCACTGCCATATTTACCAGCTATCATAAGTGCCGTACTACTATTCTTACTTATAGCATTTATAGTTGTATACGCTCCAGCATTTATTAAAATTCTTACTAAATTCAAATTATTATGTTTACATGCCCACATCAAAGGAGTTAATCCTTCTTCATTACATATGCAAGCATTAGCTTTGTTATATAATAGATACTCTACCATCACTATATCATTCATATAACAAGCTAGTATAAGTGCCGTATTACCTTCCAAATTTTTTCTATTTACATCTGCACCTCTTTCAACTAAATATTTTATTGCCTCTTCATTTTTTAAAATACAAGAAATCATCAATATCGTTACTCCATTTGAATCTCTAAAATTTACATCTCCATTTCGCACTAAATAATCTAGCATATTCATGTCTTTATTTTTAATTGCAAAATAATAGGGATTATAACTTATAGGACTTGTTATATTAATATTTATTCCCTTTTCTATTGATCTCCTTATTAAATTTGTATCTACTACCGCACAATCTTTAATTAATTTTTCCTCTCTCATTTTTTTACACCTCATTATTTATTTTTGTAAAATAATACTCTTAACACACGTATAAAAGCTATTATAACAAATTATTACATTATTCATCAACTTTTCGAATTGTTTTTTTTATCTAATAAAGTTTACATATACAGTCGATAAACATATGTAGACTCAAAAAAAAATATTCTAAATACATCACTTAACTACAA
Encoded proteins:
- a CDS encoding ankyrin repeat domain-containing protein; the protein is MREEKLIKDCAVVDTNLIRRSIEKGININITSPISYNPYYFAIKNKDMNMLDYLVRNGDVNFRDSNGVTILMISCILKNEEAIKYLVERGADVNRKNLEGNTALILACYMNDIVMVEYLLYNKANACICNEEGLTPLMWACKHNNLNLVRILINAGAYTTINAISKNSSTALMIAGKYGSAELVKYLVENGADVNLIEEFELGIMKVLKGFYPGELVGHTVLRCMFERNDINMINYLLNKGARLDSRDSLGCTELMQACLKNDTVMANSLIDLNANVNAENIFGDTPLKYACDNNNMELVNYLVETGADINQKNLTEETVLMSVCEQGNSNLAKYLIEKGANINLKDIVGDTALIKSCKSKNTYLVKYLIMNGADTSITEGQRNVLLNAVSDDFELTNIINLFDNEKMPEEDKKIVNTIRLATIFNSEKPKLRPLNEITKEKCIFVPSDDLKEDNKLGKMAFDMTKKEINKKRGNLGGKEPKILKKRRSNKEMLL